CCTGCAAATATTATAAGAGAAATACCATTTCCAATGCCAAACTCGGTCATCTGCTCACCAAGCCACATTAAAAAAACAGTACCTGAAGTTAAAGTGATCATAGTGGTAAGACGAAATGCCCAACCACCCTGATATACAATTGGAGTGCCTGTAGGACTTGTCATACTTTCTAAGCCTATTGCAATTCCAATACCCTGGACTAAAGTAATTGCTACCGTTAAATACCTTGTATATTGGGTAATTTTTTTTCTTCCTGCAGCTCCTTCCTCTTTACTGAGTCGTTCTAGTTCTGGAATAACCGCTGTTAAAAGTTGAATAATAATAGATGCAGAAATATACGGCATAATACCCAAAGCAAAGATAGAAAGCCTATTTAGACCTCCACCAGAAAACATATCAAACAGGCCGAGTAAAGTATTCTGAGCCTGACCAAAAAAAGCAGCCAAGGCACTCCCGTCTACACCTGGTACAGGAATATGTATTCCCACTCTATATACAGCGAGCAATAAAAACGTAATTAAAATTCTTTTTTTTAGCTCGCCAAGGCCAGACATATTTTGAGGCACACTTTGAACCATACTAACCTTCCAGTTGGGTTATACTACCGCCCGCCTTTTCTATCTTTTCTTTGGCGCTTTTACTAAACTTATGAGCAGTAATTTTTATTGCTTTTCTTACTTCACCTTCTCCTAAAATTTTAACCGGCAAAGTCTTTTTTACCAATCCACTGGCATAAATGTCCTCTATACTAATTTCCTCTTTATCTTCAAACTTCTGAAGCAAAGACCCAAGATTTACAATAGCATATTCTACTCTAAAAGGATTTTTAAATCCTCTTTTAGGCAGCCTCCTCTGTAAAGGCATCTGTCCACCTTCAAACCAACGAGCAACTTTTCCGCCACTTCTAGACTTTTGTCCTTTATGGCCTCTACAAGAGGTTCCACCATGGCCACTACCATCTCCTCGGCCCACTCTTTTTCTGCCCTTTCTTTCGTGCTCAAATGGATACAATTCATGTAGTTTCATTTTACTTCACCACCTCTACAAAAGTTTGCACTTTTTTAATCATCCCAAGGACAGCATCATTTTCTGGAAGCTCTTTTATTTGATTAATTTTTCTAAGCCCTAAGGCCTTAATTGTTCTTCTCTGTTTAGGCTTTAGTCCTATAAGACTTCTTTTTAACTTTACCTTAATCATATGCGCTCCTATTTAACAAGCCTTACCTTTTTACCTCTCATTAAACTTACTTCCTCAGGTGTCACCAATTCGCTTAATCCCTGAATTGTAGCCTTAAGTACATTGTGGGGATTATTGCTTCCAAGGGATTTAGTCAAAACATCTTTTACTCCCAAAACTTCTAAAACTGCACGAACAGTACCACCCGCAATAATACCTGTACCAGGACTAGCAGGCTTTAACAAAACCCTACTTGAACAATATTCTCCTATCACTTTAAAGGGAATAGTGGTACCATGCAGAGGAATCTCAACCATATTCCTTCTTGCCTTTTCCGTGGCTTTTCTTATGGCATCTGGTACTTGATTAGCCTTACCAAGGCCATATCCAATCTTCCCTTTACCATTGCCAACCACAACTAGGGCACTAAAGCTAAATCTTCGACCACCTTTAACAACTTTAGCAACTCGATTGAGGTAAACTATCTTTTCTATAAGCTCCAATTCTTTCTTTTCCATTGATCACCCTCTTAAAATTTTAGTCCACCTTCCCTGGCACCATCCGCCAAAGCCTTTACTCTACCATGATATAAATAACCATTGCGGTCAAAAACAACTTTCTCAATCTTAGCCTTTTTAGCCAACTCAGCTATTTTTAACCCCACCTCTTTGGCAACTTCCTTACTGACATTTTTTTTGCCCATTGCCAAAGAGCTATAAGCCACAAGAGTATGCCCTTTGGTATCATCTACTACCTGAGCATAAATATAACGATTTGAACGAAATACCACTAACCGTGGCCTTTCTGGCGTACCATAAATCTTTTTACGAATTCTAATCTTTCTTTTTAACCTGGCTTCTCGTCTAGTTCTTTTCATTGCTTCACCCACTACTTCTTACCAGTTTTCCCAGCTTTACGTCTTATTTGCTCATCTAAATACTTAATACCCTTTCCTTTATATGGCTCTGGTGGACGCACTCGTCTAATACGAGCTGCATATTCACCTACTCTCTCTTTACTAATACCTAAAATAGTCAATTTATTACCTTCCACCTGAGCACTCAAATCTTTTGGTAATTCCATTTGTACGGGATGAGAATAACCTACATTCAGCTCAACTTTATTACCTTTCACAGCTACTTTATATCCCACCCCAATTACCTCTAATGTCTTTTTAAACCCTTCACTTACACCTACTACAGCATTATAAAGCAAAGTCCTTCTAAGCCCATGTTGTTCTCTTGCTACCCGTGTATCATCCACACGCTCTACAAAAATCTTACCTTCTTCCTCTCGATATGTAATCTTAGGATGGGTAGAAAGAGCAAGCTCACCTTTTGGGCCCTTTACCTTAATTACACTTTTTTCAAATTTAACCTCTACACCCTTGGGTAGAGTAATTGGTTTCTTTCCAATTCTTGACATGACAAACTCCTACCAAACCTCACAAATTAATTCGCCACCAATATTTTCCTTTCTGGCCTGCCTTCCTTCCAAAATTCCCTTAGGAGTAGATAAAATAGCGATTCCTAAGCCATTTCTTACAATAGGAATCTCCTTCGCCTTTACATATACTCGCCGACTTGGCTTACTAATCTTTTTCAACCCCTTAATGACCGGCTTCCCTTGATAATATTTAAGATAGACCTTTAATTCTTTATCTTCTTCAATATAATCTTTAATAAAACCTTCTTCTTTTAAAATCCTTAAAATTTCAGCCTTCATTTTACTGGCAGGAATAGAAACCTCTTTGTGCCTGGCCAAATGGGCATTTCTAATTCGAGTTAGTAAATCGGCAATGGGATCAGTTAATTGCATTTTTAAACTCCTTACCAACTAGATTTTCGCACACCTGGCAATTCACCCGCCAATGCCATATTTCTAAAACAGATACGACAAATACCAAACCTTCTCAAAAAGGCCCTCGGCCGACCACAGAGAGGACACCGATTATACTTACGAGTAGAAAACTTGGGTTTTCTCTTGGCCTTTACAATCAAAGCTTTTCGCGCCACGGAAAATCCTCCTTACTTCTTAAAAGGCAAACCCAACATCTTTAACAAGACCTTGCCTTCTTTATCCGTCTTTGCACTAGTAACAATAGTAACATTCATTCCCTTTACTCTTTCAACTTTATCCAAATCTACTTCAGGGAATATAGTGTGTTCCCTGATTCCAAGAGTAAAGTTGCCCCGGCCATCAAATCCTCGATCTGGAATACCTCTAAAGTCCCTCACTCGGGGCAAGGCAACATTGAACAACTTATCTAAAAAGGCCCACATTCTTTCCCGGCGCAAAGTTACTCTTACTCCAATTGGCTGCCCTTCTCTTAACTTAAAAGCAGCAATCGATTTTTTTGCACGGGTAATTACAGCCCTCTGACCTGCAATAAAGGTCAGTTCTTCTACTGCATCCTGGATAAGCTTGTTATTCTGGCTGCCTTCCCCTAATCCCATGTTTAAAGAAACCTTCAGTACTCTAGGTACTTCCATGGGAGACTTGTAATTAAACTCTTTCATCAAATGAGGAACTATCTTCTCTTTGTATAACTTCTCTAACCT
The genomic region above belongs to Desulfonauticus submarinus and contains:
- the rplO gene encoding 50S ribosomal protein L15, giving the protein MKLHELYPFEHERKGRKRVGRGDGSGHGGTSCRGHKGQKSRSGGKVARWFEGGQMPLQRRLPKRGFKNPFRVEYAIVNLGSLLQKFEDKEEISIEDIYASGLVKKTLPVKILGEGEVRKAIKITAHKFSKSAKEKIEKAGGSITQLEG
- the rpmD gene encoding 50S ribosomal protein L30, with product MIKVKLKRSLIGLKPKQRRTIKALGLRKINQIKELPENDAVLGMIKKVQTFVEVVK
- the rpsE gene encoding 30S ribosomal protein S5; this translates as MEKKELELIEKIVYLNRVAKVVKGGRRFSFSALVVVGNGKGKIGYGLGKANQVPDAIRKATEKARRNMVEIPLHGTTIPFKVIGEYCSSRVLLKPASPGTGIIAGGTVRAVLEVLGVKDVLTKSLGSNNPHNVLKATIQGLSELVTPEEVSLMRGKKVRLVK
- the rplR gene encoding 50S ribosomal protein L18; protein product: MKRTRREARLKRKIRIRKKIYGTPERPRLVVFRSNRYIYAQVVDDTKGHTLVAYSSLAMGKKNVSKEVAKEVGLKIAELAKKAKIEKVVFDRNGYLYHGRVKALADGAREGGLKF
- the rplF gene encoding 50S ribosomal protein L6, translating into MSRIGKKPITLPKGVEVKFEKSVIKVKGPKGELALSTHPKITYREEEGKIFVERVDDTRVAREQHGLRRTLLYNAVVGVSEGFKKTLEVIGVGYKVAVKGNKVELNVGYSHPVQMELPKDLSAQVEGNKLTILGISKERVGEYAARIRRVRPPEPYKGKGIKYLDEQIRRKAGKTGKK
- the rpsH gene encoding 30S ribosomal protein S8 — protein: MQLTDPIADLLTRIRNAHLARHKEVSIPASKMKAEILRILKEEGFIKDYIEEDKELKVYLKYYQGKPVIKGLKKISKPSRRVYVKAKEIPIVRNGLGIAILSTPKGILEGRQARKENIGGELICEVW
- a CDS encoding type Z 30S ribosomal protein S14, with product MARKALIVKAKRKPKFSTRKYNRCPLCGRPRAFLRRFGICRICFRNMALAGELPGVRKSSW
- the rplE gene encoding 50S ribosomal protein L5, whose protein sequence is MMRLEKLYKEKIVPHLMKEFNYKSPMEVPRVLKVSLNMGLGEGSQNNKLIQDAVEELTFIAGQRAVITRAKKSIAAFKLREGQPIGVRVTLRRERMWAFLDKLFNVALPRVRDFRGIPDRGFDGRGNFTLGIREHTIFPEVDLDKVERVKGMNVTIVTSAKTDKEGKVLLKMLGLPFKK